The Lacipirellula parvula genome window below encodes:
- a CDS encoding FAD/NAD(P)-binding protein, with the protein MTAPLRLGIVGGGPSALFLYQALLDRASPQVTVEIFESGSQLGAGMPYSPKGAGPEHVTNVSGNEIPPLPQSLVDWLKEAPSELLDRFDVDRKHVHEFKVIHRLLFGEYLSQQFEILHERRGAIGTPATVHSETPITGIDYDLKSGEIVLSTAIIDRHFDVVVLCTGHHWPSQHEGATPNYFDSPYPPRKLDGLRNHSVAIRGASLTAIDAIRTLARNHGTFITDRGRTVAYQANANAPQFKMVMHSREGFLPGIRFHLEDPRLKQHDGLTPDQLESHRRNNDGFISLDFVFEADFKESFRELDPSFYKLVRALSLEKFVELMTHERDRCDPFEFFRCEYDEALSSIRDEQSIHWKEKLATASFTLSRVAKYFSAEDMLRFKKTLTPLISVVIAFTPQCSCEELLAFHAAGRLELVNVAEESRVEPNSAGGVDYYYGADAKPVRFETFIDGVGQQPLSFEQFPFASLRHAGVVSPATVRFQSLAEAAKFSASHPKEVVKVNGEPQLLLPGVAITDNFEAVNREGTANSRLYVMAVPLIAGHHPDYSSLDFCEEAAKRIVSNIYSSV; encoded by the coding sequence ATGACAGCGCCTTTGCGGCTTGGAATCGTCGGCGGCGGACCCAGCGCCCTCTTCCTGTACCAGGCCTTACTCGACCGAGCGTCCCCGCAGGTCACCGTCGAGATTTTCGAATCTGGTTCGCAGCTCGGCGCTGGCATGCCCTACAGCCCCAAGGGAGCGGGACCGGAACATGTCACCAACGTCTCCGGCAATGAGATTCCCCCGCTTCCCCAGTCGCTCGTCGATTGGCTGAAGGAGGCTCCTAGCGAACTGCTAGACCGCTTCGATGTAGATCGTAAGCACGTCCATGAATTCAAAGTCATTCACCGACTGTTATTCGGCGAGTATCTCTCGCAACAGTTTGAGATCCTGCATGAGCGCAGGGGGGCAATCGGAACGCCCGCGACGGTGCATTCCGAGACGCCCATCACCGGAATCGACTACGATCTCAAGAGTGGTGAGATCGTCCTCTCGACAGCAATTATCGATCGGCATTTCGACGTGGTGGTGCTATGCACAGGCCATCACTGGCCGTCGCAGCACGAAGGCGCCACTCCAAATTATTTCGATTCCCCATATCCTCCGCGAAAGCTCGATGGCCTGCGCAACCACTCGGTCGCCATCCGCGGCGCTTCGCTGACAGCGATCGACGCGATCCGGACGCTTGCCAGGAATCACGGGACGTTCATTACCGACCGCGGCCGAACGGTGGCTTATCAGGCGAATGCCAACGCGCCTCAATTCAAAATGGTGATGCATTCTCGTGAGGGATTTTTGCCGGGGATTCGCTTCCACCTGGAAGACCCGCGTCTCAAGCAGCACGATGGCCTCACCCCTGACCAACTTGAATCTCACCGCCGCAATAACGACGGGTTCATCTCTCTCGACTTTGTCTTCGAAGCCGATTTCAAAGAGTCCTTTCGCGAACTCGATCCTTCGTTCTACAAGCTTGTCCGGGCGCTCTCGCTCGAAAAGTTCGTCGAGCTCATGACCCACGAGCGCGACCGGTGCGACCCCTTCGAGTTCTTTAGATGTGAGTACGACGAGGCTCTCAGCTCGATTCGCGACGAGCAGTCGATCCATTGGAAAGAGAAGCTAGCGACGGCGAGCTTTACCCTGAGCCGCGTGGCCAAGTATTTCTCAGCCGAGGACATGTTACGTTTCAAGAAAACGTTGACGCCGCTTATCTCCGTAGTGATCGCGTTCACTCCGCAATGCTCTTGCGAGGAGCTTCTTGCGTTCCACGCCGCGGGACGCCTGGAGCTTGTTAACGTCGCCGAGGAAAGTCGCGTTGAACCAAATTCCGCAGGGGGCGTGGACTACTATTACGGCGCCGACGCAAAGCCGGTGCGGTTCGAGACCTTTATCGACGGAGTCGGGCAACAGCCTCTCTCATTCGAGCAGTTTCCCTTCGCAAGCCTACGGCACGCCGGCGTCGTCAGCCCTGCGACGGTGCGATTCCAGTCATTGGCCGAAGCCGCTAAATTCAGCGCGTCGCATCCCAAAGAGGTAGTGAAGGTGAACGGTGAACCTCAGCTACTCCTGCCCGGCGTGGCGATCACCGACAACTTCGAGGCCGTCAATCGAGAGGGAACTGCGAATTCCCGCCTCTACGTCATGGCCGTCCCGCTAATCGCCGGCCATCATCCCGACTACTCCAGCCTCGACTTCTGCGAGGAAGCCGCCAAGCGAATTGTTTCCAATATCTACTCATCGGTCTAA
- a CDS encoding catalase: MAKASNTAKPAAAEVNELIGNGGELHQQTSDPAHWLTTNQGLPIADDQNSLKAGDRGPTLLEDFHLREKITHFDHERIPERVVHARGYGAHGYFQAYEGNDELTKAAFLCDSKVKTPVFCRFSTVAGSEGSVDTPRDVRGFAVKFYTSQGNYDLVGNNIPVFFIQDAIKFPDLIHAVKPEPDRAFPQAASAHDTFWDFVSLTPESTHMLMWAMSDRAIPRSLRMMEGFGVHTFRLINAKGKATLVKFHWRPKLGTFSLIWDEAVAIAGADADFHRRDLWDAIQGGDFPEWELSVQAFDEKQAAKFDFDVLDPTKLIPEEIVPLRPLGKMVLNRMPDNFFAETEQVAFCPANLVPGIDLSEDPLLQGRLFSYLDTQLSRLGSANFQEIPINAAKCPWQNMQRDGHMRMRVDPSRTSYEPNSLDMAAPREAGAAGFESFAVPTEGTKLRQRPESFADHYTQAHLFYKSMTETEQRHIVAAFAFELGKCKEVKVRTRMLGRLEHVDPELAKSVADKLGMPGQADKIDPAVPTNFKVKPSPALSQYRDPPQTIAGKKIGLLVTDGSEARLIDALIRKTKAEKAKVELVAPKIGGITDSEGVHRDADQFLAGAPSAVFDAVCLAPSADGVKGLVKFAAAVDWLRMAFAHLKIVGYVDEAVPLFDAAHIDRNADDGLVELKNGKVTDFIEAAKRHRIWEREPKVR; encoded by the coding sequence ATGGCTAAAGCAAGCAATACCGCCAAGCCGGCGGCCGCGGAAGTTAACGAATTGATTGGCAACGGCGGTGAACTCCATCAGCAGACCAGCGACCCCGCCCACTGGCTCACGACCAATCAGGGGTTGCCAATCGCCGACGACCAAAACTCCCTCAAAGCGGGCGATCGCGGCCCGACGCTGCTCGAAGACTTCCATCTCCGCGAGAAGATCACCCATTTCGACCACGAGCGGATCCCCGAACGCGTCGTCCATGCACGCGGCTACGGCGCGCACGGTTACTTCCAAGCATATGAGGGGAATGACGAACTCACGAAGGCGGCGTTCCTCTGCGACTCAAAAGTAAAGACTCCGGTTTTCTGCCGCTTCTCAACCGTCGCCGGCAGCGAAGGGTCGGTTGATACGCCCCGCGACGTGCGTGGATTCGCAGTGAAGTTTTATACCTCGCAGGGCAACTACGACTTGGTGGGAAACAACATTCCCGTCTTCTTCATTCAAGACGCAATTAAATTCCCGGACCTGATCCACGCGGTGAAGCCCGAGCCAGATCGCGCGTTTCCCCAAGCAGCGTCGGCACACGATACGTTCTGGGACTTTGTTTCTCTGACCCCTGAAAGCACGCACATGCTGATGTGGGCGATGAGTGACCGAGCGATCCCGCGTTCGCTGCGAATGATGGAGGGGTTCGGAGTCCATACGTTCCGCCTCATCAACGCCAAGGGTAAGGCAACGCTCGTTAAGTTTCACTGGCGCCCGAAGCTGGGAACCTTCTCGCTCATCTGGGACGAGGCAGTTGCCATCGCGGGAGCGGACGCCGATTTTCACCGTCGCGACCTGTGGGACGCAATCCAAGGCGGCGATTTCCCCGAATGGGAACTCTCTGTGCAGGCCTTCGACGAGAAGCAAGCGGCGAAGTTCGACTTTGACGTGCTCGACCCTACGAAATTGATTCCCGAGGAGATCGTTCCGCTGCGACCGCTGGGCAAGATGGTGCTCAACCGCATGCCAGACAACTTCTTCGCCGAAACCGAGCAAGTAGCGTTTTGCCCGGCCAACCTCGTTCCAGGCATCGATCTGAGCGAAGACCCGCTACTCCAAGGTCGACTCTTCTCCTACCTCGACACACAGCTCTCCCGGCTTGGAAGCGCCAACTTCCAGGAGATCCCCATCAACGCCGCGAAATGCCCGTGGCAGAATATGCAGCGCGACGGCCACATGCGGATGCGCGTCGATCCGTCGCGTACAAGCTACGAACCGAATTCACTCGACATGGCCGCTCCGCGGGAGGCCGGCGCCGCTGGGTTCGAGTCATTCGCCGTTCCAACAGAAGGGACGAAGCTTCGTCAACGCCCCGAGAGCTTCGCGGATCACTATACTCAGGCTCATCTCTTCTACAAATCGATGACCGAGACAGAGCAGCGGCACATTGTCGCGGCCTTTGCGTTTGAACTCGGTAAGTGCAAAGAAGTAAAAGTTCGCACACGCATGTTGGGCCGCCTGGAACACGTTGACCCCGAGCTCGCAAAGTCGGTCGCTGACAAGCTCGGCATGCCGGGGCAGGCCGACAAAATCGACCCAGCCGTGCCGACGAACTTCAAGGTTAAACCGTCACCGGCCTTGAGCCAGTATCGAGACCCGCCGCAGACAATCGCGGGCAAGAAGATTGGCCTGCTCGTCACGGACGGCAGCGAAGCTCGGTTGATCGATGCGCTCATTCGCAAAACGAAGGCTGAGAAAGCAAAGGTCGAACTCGTCGCCCCTAAGATCGGCGGTATCACCGACAGTGAAGGCGTGCATCGAGATGCCGATCAATTCCTCGCCGGGGCGCCCTCTGCAGTCTTTGATGCAGTCTGCCTCGCCCCATCGGCGGATGGAGTGAAGGGGCTCGTCAAGTTTGCTGCCGCAGTCGATTGGCTTCGCATGGCGTTCGCCCATCTGAAGATTGTGGGGTATGTCGACGAAGCTGTACCTCTATTCGACGCGGCCCACATCGACCGGAACGCCGATGACGGGTTGGTTGAGCTCAAGAACGGTAAGGTCACCGACTTCATTGAGGCGGCGAAACGCCATCGCATCTGGGAGCGGGAACCCAAAGTTCGCTAG
- a CDS encoding PQQ-dependent sugar dehydrogenase: MFFTAILSVSIGNAEAPREAFHKLAAPYATKSVIHHPKVIGWAKGKSPVAPEGFKVTALASKIENPRWLYVLPNGDVIVAQSRTMPKPEPAEDESSQEKAKKEKMAEGMKKSHTVTGDSPNQITLLRDANGDGASDERYILLKDLEQPLGMALVNETLFVANTNAVMAYPFKVGQTEITTAGTKIVDLPAGGYNNHWTRNLVTDAQGDKLYVSVGSASNVAEHGTAEELLRANILQMNLDGTDLRVYTAGLRNPVGMAWQPASGQLWTAVNERDELGDDLVPDYITHVEEGGFYGWPYAYYGSNEDPRLKGERPDLVKKTIVPDVDLGSHTASLGLAFYDQQVFPEHYEGGAFIGQRGSWNRSKFVGYRVAFVPFAGGKAVGPPENFLTGFIANDTEVYGRPVGVAVAKDGALLVADEPGNVIWRVSVK; this comes from the coding sequence ATGTTCTTTACAGCAATCCTGTCTGTTTCAATTGGGAATGCCGAAGCACCGCGAGAAGCTTTCCATAAGCTTGCCGCCCCGTACGCGACGAAATCAGTGATCCATCATCCTAAGGTCATTGGCTGGGCGAAGGGCAAGTCACCAGTCGCTCCTGAAGGTTTCAAAGTTACAGCATTAGCCTCAAAAATCGAGAATCCGCGCTGGCTCTACGTGCTTCCCAACGGCGATGTAATTGTGGCGCAATCACGCACGATGCCCAAGCCCGAACCGGCTGAAGACGAATCGAGCCAGGAGAAAGCGAAGAAGGAAAAGATGGCTGAGGGCATGAAGAAGTCGCACACGGTCACTGGCGACTCGCCGAACCAGATCACGCTCTTGCGCGATGCGAACGGCGATGGTGCGTCCGACGAGCGTTACATTCTCCTGAAGGATCTTGAGCAGCCGCTTGGGATGGCTCTCGTCAACGAGACGCTGTTTGTGGCGAATACCAACGCCGTCATGGCTTACCCCTTCAAGGTGGGGCAGACAGAGATCACCACAGCCGGCACGAAGATCGTCGACCTGCCGGCCGGCGGCTACAACAACCACTGGACGAGGAATCTCGTTACAGACGCGCAGGGCGACAAGCTCTACGTTTCAGTCGGATCGGCGAGCAACGTGGCCGAGCATGGAACAGCGGAAGAACTGCTACGTGCGAACATCCTGCAGATGAATTTGGATGGCACCGATTTGCGAGTTTACACCGCTGGTCTTCGCAATCCTGTTGGAATGGCTTGGCAGCCGGCGAGCGGCCAACTGTGGACCGCTGTGAATGAGCGTGACGAACTTGGGGACGACTTAGTTCCTGACTACATCACTCACGTTGAAGAGGGAGGGTTCTACGGTTGGCCATATGCTTACTACGGTTCGAACGAAGACCCACGCTTAAAGGGCGAGCGCCCTGACCTCGTCAAGAAGACGATTGTTCCGGACGTTGACCTAGGCTCGCACACGGCGTCGCTTGGACTTGCCTTCTATGATCAGCAAGTGTTCCCCGAGCACTATGAGGGCGGCGCATTCATTGGCCAACGCGGCTCATGGAACCGGTCGAAATTCGTTGGTTACCGCGTCGCTTTTGTGCCGTTCGCGGGGGGGAAGGCGGTAGGCCCGCCCGAAAACTTCCTCACAGGTTTCATCGCGAACGATACGGAAGTCTATGGACGGCCGGTGGGCGTCGCCGTGGCGAAGGACGGAGCGCTACTCGTTGCTGATGAACCGGGGAACGTCATCTGGCGAGTTAGTGTGAAGTGA
- a CDS encoding DUF1559 domain-containing protein codes for MRRAFTLVELLVVIAGLGVLVSLLLPGIQAARAAARQTQCLSNLRQLGVALHQHHAAHNRFRAGRGAPTPRIFSPHAYLLPYLEQAAVAAAIDFDDAPAPFNTPTATYAAASNAAAASRLIPILLCPDDSLDDSVLSEFGPTNYAGCTGSGIDVRSLTTADGIFVLVRRIANKDVTDGLSHTAAFSERLLGAGGEEQGAVDRQRDVLELAAATPPTSEACSAETNTAWNRNRGGKWIVGNYGNTLYNHALSPNEPTTDCMNMTQQSGRMSARSFHPAGVGVLMADGSTKVIDEIAHIAWTSLATRSDD; via the coding sequence ATGCGTCGCGCCTTCACATTGGTGGAACTTCTAGTCGTCATCGCCGGGCTGGGAGTGCTTGTCTCGCTGTTGCTCCCGGGAATTCAGGCAGCTCGAGCCGCAGCCCGTCAAACGCAGTGTCTGAGCAACTTGCGTCAGCTAGGTGTGGCGCTTCATCAGCACCATGCCGCGCACAATCGTTTCCGGGCCGGTCGTGGCGCGCCAACGCCGCGAATCTTCTCTCCGCACGCCTATCTATTGCCATATCTAGAACAGGCGGCAGTAGCCGCGGCGATCGATTTCGACGACGCTCCAGCCCCCTTTAACACGCCTACGGCAACCTACGCCGCTGCGTCGAACGCTGCAGCGGCGAGCAGACTGATACCGATACTTTTGTGCCCCGACGACTCGCTTGATGATAGCGTGCTATCCGAATTTGGACCCACAAATTATGCGGGCTGCACCGGGTCCGGAATCGATGTGAGAAGTTTAACGACGGCCGATGGAATCTTCGTCCTCGTTAGACGAATCGCGAATAAAGACGTCACGGATGGACTATCTCATACGGCTGCATTCAGCGAGCGGCTCTTGGGAGCCGGAGGCGAAGAGCAAGGCGCCGTCGATAGGCAGCGCGACGTTTTAGAACTCGCGGCTGCAACACCGCCGACGAGCGAGGCTTGTTCAGCGGAGACCAACACCGCTTGGAATCGGAATCGCGGCGGCAAGTGGATTGTCGGCAATTACGGCAATACTCTCTACAACCACGCGCTGTCCCCTAACGAACCGACTACAGATTGCATGAACATGACTCAGCAATCAGGCCGAATGAGCGCGAGGAGCTTTCATCCTGCGGGTGTAGGCGTCTTGATGGCCGATGGTTCGACGAAAGTGATTGACGAAATCGCACACATCGCGTGGACATCGCTCGCCACTCGATCGGATGATTGA
- a CDS encoding Y-family DNA polymerase yields the protein MMKRQRLKQRALSLWLPDWPLQRVRLERPALKRCELSLYCQQHGALRLIASDRYAAGTPLAEVVRGKVEQHDPDADRETLLRLAAWCEQFSPIVGIEPPDCLHLDVTGLDLLYGSEEILVKKIAESFQRRGLGVRGAIADTVGIAWGVSHYASQPWSIVRSEALFRSLPIEALRVVDDVAVFSELGVTKINQLLAIPRTALASRFGSELIKRIRQAIGEIPEPIVSHRPPPKIQVETRCEYPVGDRCELQSILSGLIQRVAAELARRQQGALQVRCEFQSERGPLSFTASLFRPTSDSAHLLELVVMQLDRIAIVGPIDCVTMAVTSHAPLTTWQQELFEDSRREESRRVGLLVDRLSNRLGREAVVRSIPQQEAQPELAVRYEPLAGAVRSKSKRVFSKIVRPLHLEIQPRPIKALAVAPDGPPLQFHWHGDHVVRRACGPERIQTGWWRGRYVQRDYYRVETSVGKRFWLFRELRSGKWFLHGAYD from the coding sequence ATGATGAAGCGTCAACGCTTGAAGCAGCGAGCCCTCAGCTTATGGCTGCCCGATTGGCCGCTGCAGCGCGTGCGTCTGGAACGACCGGCGCTTAAGCGCTGCGAACTTTCCCTTTATTGCCAGCAGCACGGAGCGCTGCGTCTCATCGCCTCCGACCGTTACGCCGCCGGGACGCCGCTGGCCGAGGTTGTCAGGGGCAAGGTGGAACAACACGATCCCGACGCCGATCGGGAGACGCTGCTTCGTCTCGCAGCGTGGTGCGAGCAATTTAGTCCCATCGTCGGCATCGAGCCGCCAGACTGCCTCCATCTTGATGTAACAGGCCTAGACCTTCTGTATGGAAGCGAAGAGATTCTTGTCAAGAAAATCGCGGAATCGTTCCAGCGACGCGGGCTCGGCGTGCGCGGGGCAATCGCCGACACCGTTGGCATTGCCTGGGGAGTTTCGCATTACGCTTCGCAGCCATGGTCCATCGTTCGGAGTGAAGCGCTGTTTCGTTCTTTGCCAATCGAAGCGTTGCGAGTTGTTGACGACGTTGCAGTGTTTTCCGAGCTCGGCGTGACGAAGATCAACCAATTACTGGCGATTCCACGCACTGCGCTGGCCAGTCGTTTTGGTTCGGAACTCATCAAGCGAATCCGGCAAGCAATTGGAGAAATTCCCGAACCGATAGTTTCGCATCGTCCGCCGCCAAAGATCCAAGTTGAAACGCGTTGCGAATACCCGGTCGGCGATCGCTGCGAGTTGCAGAGCATCTTGAGCGGATTGATCCAGCGCGTCGCCGCCGAACTCGCACGTCGCCAGCAAGGAGCACTTCAGGTGCGCTGCGAATTTCAGTCCGAGCGGGGGCCGCTCTCTTTTACGGCAAGTCTCTTTCGACCGACTAGCGATTCTGCGCATTTGCTGGAATTAGTCGTCATGCAACTCGATCGCATTGCTATTGTCGGGCCGATTGATTGCGTAACGATGGCGGTAACGTCTCACGCCCCATTGACGACTTGGCAACAAGAGCTGTTTGAGGATTCGCGGCGCGAAGAAAGTCGCCGCGTGGGCTTGCTAGTTGATCGCCTAAGCAATCGATTAGGGCGGGAAGCGGTCGTTCGCTCCATTCCGCAGCAGGAAGCTCAACCCGAATTGGCGGTTCGATACGAGCCTCTCGCCGGCGCTGTACGCAGTAAGTCGAAGCGAGTGTTCTCGAAGATCGTGCGTCCCCTGCATCTCGAAATCCAACCGCGGCCGATTAAGGCGCTGGCGGTTGCTCCGGATGGTCCGCCGCTACAGTTTCACTGGCATGGCGATCATGTGGTACGGCGTGCGTGCGGCCCCGAACGAATTCAAACGGGCTGGTGGCGAGGCCGTTATGTCCAACGAGACTATTACCGGGTGGAGACTTCCGTAGGGAAGCGCTTCTGGCTCTTTCGCGAGTTGCGTTCAGGAAAGTGGTTCTTGCATGGAGCATACGACTAA
- a CDS encoding error-prone DNA polymerase, with translation MPDSQPDKRQPIEPRWHACSEIPYAELHCKTNFSFLEGASHADELVSRASELGYRSLAITDRNSLAGVVRAHGVAKQIGFKLLIGAELTPSDSPAVVTLATDRAAYGRLCRLLTLGRRRAPKGECRLTFDNVAEHAEGIIVCIVGDTSLEHIRSYQEVFGNRCYLLAELHRGADDQRVLAERVRLAKQAKVPLAAANDVHFHASGRRALADVLTATKHGCTVATAGDLLFPNAVRHLKTPEELRELFATAPRALQRTIEIADRCTFSLDELRYDYPKELAPHGMTPCEHLFRLTWEGARGRYPNGVPDKVHQQIEHELQLIQELRYEAYFLTAWDLVRFARSKDILCQGRGSAANSAVCYCLGVTSVDPEQMEVLFERFISRERDEAPDIDVDFEHERREEVIQYVYQKYGRDRAAMTAEVITYRPRSAIRDVAKALGFSLDAIDAISKSLDPYVALDSKRCEAAGVDLKSLAGKQLLALTNELVGFPRHLGQHVGGMVITDSPLCELVPIENAAMEDRTVIEWDKNDLDELGFLKVDCLSLGMLTAIRKCFEFVQKHHGRELTLTSIPQEDRDVYEMMHRADTMGVFQIESRAQMSMLPRLKPVCFYDLVIEVAIVRPGPIQGNMVHPYLQRRATGEVPTYPNDAIRGVLQRTLGIPLFQEQAMQLAVVAAQFTPGEADQLRRAMAAWRRPGVINEFRIRLLRGMQANGLSAEFAESVYRQIQGFGEYGFPESHAASFARLVYISAYLKFHYPAAFCAALINSQPMGFYAPAQLVRNAQAHGVTVLPVDVNRSVWNCTLEDVSLRLGLRMIVGMPKEDAALIEVHQPFGSMDEVRRGGISQRAIERLARADAFGSLQMNRRTSLWQSLRPASTAPLFQAVEDSEEEVLLPAMEGTDEVFADYDATGLSLKAHPVSFLRSRLDEFRVVPAARLPKLLDGCQVKVGGLVLVRQRPGTAKGITFVTLEDETGVANLIIRKDVWERFQHVARAAPAYIASGRLQNQQGVVHVLVSRLENLHERITHLRSKSRDFH, from the coding sequence ATGCCAGACTCGCAGCCTGATAAGCGCCAACCGATTGAGCCAAGATGGCACGCCTGTTCCGAAATTCCCTATGCTGAACTTCACTGCAAAACGAATTTCTCGTTTCTGGAAGGAGCGTCTCATGCCGACGAGCTGGTAAGTCGCGCTTCAGAACTGGGGTATCGGTCCCTGGCGATTACCGATCGCAACAGCTTAGCGGGAGTCGTCCGCGCGCATGGTGTCGCGAAGCAAATCGGATTCAAGTTGTTGATTGGCGCCGAACTCACGCCAAGCGACTCACCCGCAGTCGTGACGCTCGCCACCGATCGCGCAGCTTATGGGCGTCTCTGCCGTCTCCTGACATTGGGGCGACGGCGTGCTCCCAAGGGCGAATGCCGCCTAACATTCGACAATGTCGCCGAGCATGCAGAAGGGATAATTGTTTGCATCGTCGGCGATACGTCCCTCGAACATATTCGAAGCTATCAAGAAGTATTTGGCAACCGCTGCTACTTGCTAGCTGAGCTCCACCGCGGGGCTGACGATCAGAGAGTCTTGGCAGAGCGCGTTCGCCTAGCAAAACAAGCAAAAGTTCCGCTTGCTGCGGCAAACGACGTTCACTTCCATGCCTCTGGACGCCGTGCTCTTGCCGACGTGCTGACGGCTACGAAGCATGGCTGCACCGTGGCCACCGCCGGTGATTTGCTCTTTCCCAACGCAGTTCGTCATCTCAAGACGCCGGAAGAGCTGCGAGAATTGTTCGCCACGGCCCCTCGAGCCTTACAGCGGACTATCGAGATCGCCGACCGCTGCACATTTTCACTCGATGAGCTTCGTTACGACTACCCCAAGGAACTTGCTCCTCATGGAATGACGCCGTGCGAGCATTTGTTTCGTCTCACCTGGGAAGGCGCGCGGGGGCGGTATCCTAATGGCGTTCCCGACAAGGTTCATCAGCAAATTGAACATGAGTTGCAGTTGATTCAAGAGTTGCGTTACGAAGCCTATTTCCTCACCGCCTGGGACTTGGTTCGTTTCGCTCGGTCAAAAGATATTCTTTGCCAAGGTCGCGGTTCGGCGGCCAATTCCGCCGTCTGCTACTGCCTCGGCGTCACGTCAGTCGATCCAGAACAGATGGAAGTCTTGTTCGAACGGTTTATTTCACGCGAGCGCGACGAAGCACCGGACATCGACGTAGATTTTGAGCATGAGCGTCGTGAGGAGGTGATTCAGTACGTCTACCAGAAGTACGGACGCGATCGCGCGGCCATGACTGCCGAGGTCATTACTTACCGCCCCAGATCCGCAATCCGCGACGTGGCGAAAGCACTCGGCTTCTCGCTCGACGCCATCGACGCCATTTCTAAATCACTAGATCCTTACGTAGCGCTAGACTCAAAGCGTTGCGAAGCGGCCGGCGTCGACCTTAAATCGCTCGCGGGAAAGCAACTGCTAGCGCTGACCAACGAACTAGTGGGCTTTCCGCGGCATCTGGGACAGCATGTGGGCGGGATGGTCATCACAGATTCGCCGTTGTGCGAACTCGTGCCAATTGAAAACGCGGCAATGGAAGACCGCACTGTCATCGAATGGGACAAAAATGACCTCGATGAACTCGGCTTCCTGAAAGTCGACTGCTTATCGCTGGGGATGCTCACGGCGATTCGTAAATGTTTTGAGTTTGTTCAAAAGCATCATGGGCGAGAGCTCACGCTGACCAGCATCCCCCAGGAAGACCGAGATGTTTACGAGATGATGCATCGCGCCGACACCATGGGCGTTTTTCAGATCGAAAGCCGGGCGCAGATGAGCATGCTGCCGCGACTGAAACCCGTCTGTTTCTACGATCTCGTAATCGAAGTCGCCATCGTGCGGCCGGGACCGATTCAAGGCAACATGGTGCATCCCTATTTGCAGCGGCGGGCGACGGGCGAAGTGCCGACGTATCCGAATGACGCTATTCGCGGCGTTTTGCAACGAACGCTCGGCATTCCGCTATTTCAAGAACAAGCGATGCAGCTAGCCGTCGTCGCGGCACAGTTCACGCCCGGCGAAGCCGATCAACTACGGCGCGCCATGGCGGCCTGGCGAAGGCCCGGCGTCATCAATGAATTTCGCATACGCTTGCTGCGTGGCATGCAGGCTAACGGATTGTCCGCGGAGTTCGCCGAATCGGTCTACCGTCAGATCCAGGGATTCGGCGAGTACGGATTCCCAGAGAGCCATGCGGCGTCGTTCGCACGGCTGGTATATATCTCGGCCTATTTAAAGTTCCATTACCCTGCCGCATTCTGCGCGGCATTGATTAACTCGCAGCCGATGGGATTCTATGCGCCGGCGCAGCTCGTCCGCAATGCTCAAGCGCACGGCGTGACGGTTCTGCCGGTAGACGTGAATCGCAGCGTCTGGAACTGCACGCTGGAAGATGTATCGCTCCGCTTGGGATTGCGTATGATCGTGGGAATGCCGAAAGAAGATGCGGCCCTGATCGAAGTTCATCAACCATTTGGCTCGATGGACGAGGTACGTCGCGGCGGGATTTCGCAACGTGCGATCGAGCGCTTGGCTCGCGCCGACGCCTTTGGGTCGCTACAAATGAATCGCCGGACGTCGTTGTGGCAATCGTTGCGTCCCGCGTCTACCGCGCCTCTGTTTCAGGCTGTCGAAGACTCGGAAGAAGAGGTTCTTTTACCTGCCATGGAAGGTACCGACGAAGTCTTTGCCGACTACGACGCCACAGGATTGTCGTTGAAAGCCCATCCCGTTTCATTCTTACGCAGCCGACTCGACGAGTTCCGCGTTGTGCCGGCGGCTCGTTTACCCAAACTCCTCGATGGTTGCCAAGTCAAAGTCGGCGGGCTAGTGCTCGTTCGCCAGCGCCCCGGCACCGCTAAGGGTATAACGTTCGTCACGCTAGAAGACGAGACCGGCGTCGCGAACTTGATCATTCGTAAGGATGTGTGGGAGCGGTTTCAACACGTCGCGAGAGCAGCCCCGGCATACATTGCCAGCGGCCGATTACAGAATCAGCAAGGCGTTGTTCACGTCCTGGTCAGCCGGCTGGAAAATCTGCACGAACGCATCACCCATTTGCGGTCAAAGTCTCGCGACTTTCATTGA
- a CDS encoding DUF2171 domain-containing protein, translating to MANKIKNNVADAGDAVAKAAKDLGSRIATGAEDAVDFVKEKTGMGDPGEGTDRGVAAIKDHMDVIASCGKKVGVVDHVEGAAIKLTKNDSPDGQHHFVPVNWVARVDRHVHLAKNSKETEENWKPDASSCACGT from the coding sequence ATGGCAAATAAAATTAAGAACAATGTCGCCGATGCAGGCGATGCAGTGGCAAAGGCAGCGAAAGACTTGGGATCGCGCATCGCCACCGGCGCGGAAGACGCAGTGGACTTCGTGAAAGAGAAGACGGGGATGGGCGATCCCGGCGAAGGGACTGACCGCGGCGTGGCTGCAATTAAAGACCACATGGACGTCATCGCATCGTGCGGCAAGAAGGTCGGCGTTGTCGACCATGTCGAGGGCGCGGCAATCAAGTTGACAAAGAACGATAGCCCAGATGGGCAGCATCATTTCGTTCCTGTGAACTGGGTCGCACGCGTCGATCGGCACGTCCACTTAGCAAAGAATTCCAAAGAGACAGAGGAGAATTGGAAGCCCGACGCATCGTCATGTGCATGTGGAACCTGA